A genome region from Methanococcoides burtonii DSM 6242 includes the following:
- a CDS encoding calcium/sodium antiporter: MLDTLLYFLLSLVLITKGADWFIEAAVAISAKSGLPKMIIGATIVSFATTAPEFTVSAMAAYMDHTDLTIGNAVGSAICNIGLALGVVIAVKAIPVEGDSFLHKSAIMLIAALTLVALTLDGILSSFDGIILLIIFVGFLYYNYRLQSAIFDGNEKKRDKLSLSEMRSDIFYFLLGATLVVIGSQILVKTGIAIAEWIGIPEMIIGLTLVALGTSLPEIITAISATLKGHQDLSIGNILGANTMDIALILGFSSQIREIKIQPQSLMYDFPFMIVIMLLLVIFGITRKRLDRWEGVVIILVYFSYIAGLFLFYN, encoded by the coding sequence ATGCTAGATACCCTATTATATTTCCTGTTAAGTCTTGTCCTGATCACCAAAGGTGCAGACTGGTTCATTGAAGCTGCTGTAGCCATCTCCGCCAAAAGTGGTTTACCAAAGATGATAATCGGAGCTACTATCGTGAGCTTTGCTACGACAGCTCCTGAATTTACAGTTTCTGCAATGGCTGCATACATGGACCATACTGATCTGACGATTGGCAATGCAGTCGGTTCTGCTATCTGCAATATAGGGCTTGCGCTGGGAGTGGTAATAGCCGTAAAGGCAATACCTGTGGAGGGTGACTCTTTCCTTCATAAAAGTGCTATCATGCTAATAGCAGCGCTCACACTTGTGGCACTAACATTGGATGGGATATTAAGTTCATTCGATGGTATTATCCTACTGATCATATTCGTTGGTTTTCTCTACTATAACTATCGTCTGCAATCTGCCATATTCGATGGCAATGAGAAAAAAAGGGATAAACTATCTTTAAGCGAAATGCGGTCAGATATCTTCTACTTTTTACTTGGAGCAACACTTGTAGTTATTGGAAGCCAAATCCTTGTGAAAACGGGTATCGCGATAGCAGAATGGATTGGTATTCCTGAAATGATAATAGGACTGACCCTTGTAGCACTTGGAACATCCCTTCCTGAGATCATAACAGCAATATCTGCAACTCTAAAAGGGCATCAGGACCTTTCTATCGGAAATATTCTCGGTGCGAACACCATGGATATTGCACTCATACTGGGATTTTCCTCACAAATAAGAGAAATTAAAATACAGCCACAATCCCTTATGTATGACTTCCCATTCATGATCGTTATCATGCTTTTGCTTGTTATTTTTGGGATCACTCGAAAACGGCTTGATAGATGGGAAGGAGTAGTTATAATACTGGTTTATTTCAGTTATATTGCAGGTCTTTTCCTGTTTTATAATTAA
- a CDS encoding universal stress protein — protein sequence MEEIAYKNILVPIDEKQLSKRVIDHALHVADKESGKLIIVYVERKKTLECIFPKELAKKMMVIVKENIESNMEYALENAKISGIAVENIILDNDEIAKDLIRISEEKSVNLTVMGSESLKARSPWEYHPMAYRSRYRTCSCHHRRRLIHAF from the coding sequence ATGGAAGAGATCGCTTATAAGAACATTCTTGTTCCTATTGATGAAAAGCAACTTTCAAAAAGGGTCATAGATCACGCATTACATGTCGCAGATAAAGAATCAGGCAAGTTGATCATTGTTTACGTGGAAAGGAAAAAAACTCTTGAATGCATCTTTCCGAAAGAACTTGCAAAAAAAATGATGGTGATCGTAAAGGAAAATATCGAATCCAACATGGAATATGCACTTGAAAATGCAAAAATATCAGGTATTGCGGTTGAAAATATCATACTTGACAATGATGAAATTGCTAAAGACCTTATTCGAATATCCGAAGAAAAGAGTGTAAACTTAACAGTAATGGGTTCCGAATCCTTAAAGGCCCGATCCCCTTGGGAGTATCACCCGATGGCTTATCGCAGCAGATATCGGACCTGTTCTTGTCATCACCGAAGAAGATTGATACACGCATTTTAA
- a CDS encoding VIT1/CCC1 transporter family protein, protein MKLDHEQGRYIILGSIDGILAVLGVVIGTSHVVDDPSIIINAALGGAVALALTNGIGSYLAESAVEYGNLAELEKPLLRSLGSTTIERDTKKKIWNDSITHGGSSFIGSLVPIMPFVLFDSFSLEIAIILSISVLAILGIYSGKIAKQSLIKHAVRMVGLGILIVLAVTSLGLQ, encoded by the coding sequence ATGAAACTTGATCACGAACAGGGAAGATACATTATTTTAGGAAGTATTGATGGGATACTAGCGGTGCTTGGTGTTGTTATAGGAACATCACATGTTGTGGATGATCCTTCGATCATTATCAATGCTGCCCTTGGTGGTGCTGTTGCCCTTGCGTTGACTAACGGTATAGGTTCATATCTTGCTGAAAGTGCAGTAGAGTACGGAAATCTTGCAGAACTGGAAAAGCCCCTTCTTCGAAGCCTTGGATCCACAACCATAGAACGTGACACAAAGAAAAAGATATGGAATGATTCCATAACACATGGCGGATCAAGCTTTATTGGTTCTCTTGTACCTATAATGCCCTTCGTATTATTTGATAGTTTTTCACTTGAGATAGCGATCATACTAAGCATATCTGTTCTTGCAATACTTGGAATATATTCAGGTAAGATCGCTAAACAAAGTCTCATAAAACATGCCGTTAGAATGGTAGGACTGGGAATACTGATAGTTCTAGCTGTGACTTCATTGGGACTTCAATGA
- a CDS encoding response regulator yields MKEKSILIVEDEMIVAMMIKLKLLEMGYKIAEYAVSGEQALIMVNKKVPDLVIMDIHLKGKLDGIETATEMESRYSIPIIFLTGDSFNEKTARSSFANRAGYLQKPFMEKELEYAIRSAIHKHIDPARNAVIAN; encoded by the coding sequence ATGAAAGAAAAGAGCATCCTGATAGTCGAAGATGAAATGATAGTCGCCATGATGATCAAGCTAAAACTTCTTGAGATGGGATATAAGATAGCAGAATATGCAGTGTCGGGAGAGCAAGCACTCATAATGGTAAACAAAAAAGTGCCGGACCTTGTCATAATGGATATTCATCTTAAAGGAAAGCTTGATGGCATCGAGACAGCAACAGAGATGGAAAGTAGATATTCAATTCCAATTATATTCTTAACTGGAGATTCATTCAATGAAAAAACTGCAAGATCATCCTTTGCAAATCGTGCAGGTTATCTACAGAAACCTTTCATGGAGAAAGAATTAGAATATGCAATTCGATCTGCCATACACAAACATATTGACCCGGCAAGAAACGCTGTTATTGCAAATTGA
- a CDS encoding class II SORL domain-containing protein: MSEQVINRLKDPENITETEQKHVPVIEADEVMTAEGSFEVTVKVGELPHVMQDEHYIEWIELSLGDMKIGRVELSPSDEKAEATFTVEPTEEIVGIHAYQVCNIHGVNVCGKCGSKSVVMKLDALISCNVHGLWESKKEVTIMSSHEGEGKACAWHK, encoded by the coding sequence ATGAGTGAACAAGTAATCAACCGACTTAAAGACCCGGAAAACATCACCGAAACAGAACAGAAACATGTGCCTGTTATCGAAGCCGATGAAGTGATGACCGCAGAAGGTTCATTCGAAGTTACTGTAAAAGTGGGGGAATTACCACACGTTATGCAGGACGAACACTATATAGAGTGGATCGAACTCTCGCTCGGGGATATGAAGATCGGCAGGGTAGAACTATCACCTTCCGATGAGAAAGCTGAAGCAACATTTACTGTTGAGCCAACAGAAGAAATTGTAGGTATCCATGCCTATCAGGTATGCAACATTCATGGTGTAAATGTTTGTGGGAAATGTGGCAGCAAATCTGTTGTAATGAAGTTGGATGCGCTGATAAGCTGCAACGTTCATGGGTTGTGGGAGTCAAAGAAGGAAGTCACGATCATGTCAAGTCATGAGGGCGAAGGAAAAGCCTGTGCCTGGCATAAATGA